Part of the Rhinoderma darwinii isolate aRhiDar2 chromosome 2, aRhiDar2.hap1, whole genome shotgun sequence genome, aaaatagtaactaattaacatttcccaaatgtctactttatgtttgcatcgttttttgaacattgttttatttttctaggacgttacaaggcttagaaatttagcagcaatttctcacattttcaagaaaatttcaaaagcctcttttttcagggaccagtttagttctgaagtggctttgatgggctCATATATTTGAAACCCATATAAAAcaactcattttaaaaactgcacccctcaaaatattcaaaacagcattcagaaagagtTTTAACCTTTCAGGCGgttcacaggagttaaagcaaagtagagacaaatttttttttaccgaaattcatttgtaatacatttttttctgtagcacagaaagttttacgagagaaacgcaactcaatatttattgcacagattctgccgtttttagaaatatcccacatgtggccctagtctgctaatggactgaagcacaggccatcagaagcaaaggagcacctagtggattttggggcctccttttttttttagaatatattttaggcaccatgtcaggtttgaagaggtcttgtggtgcaaaaacagtggaaaccccccaaaagtgaccccattttggaaatgacacccctcaaggaatgtatctagtgcTATAGtttgcattttcaccccacagttttttgctaaatttatttgaattagtctgtaaaaatgaaaaaataaataatttctgaaaaacatagaattttcaaatttttacaaaggagaaaaagcacccaaatatttgtaaagctatttctaccAATTACggtattaccccatatgtggtaaaaaaacaaaacctgctgtttagacccatggcagggctcaaaagggaagaagcgccatttggattttggaagcgcagattttgctgtaatagttttcggtgccatgtcacgattgcaacgcactggagggaccaaaatagtggaaaccccccaaaagtgaccgcattttggaaactacactcctcaaggaatttttctagggccatagttagcattttgaccccacagttttggggtgaatttattgaaattagtctgtgaagatgaaaatctaattttttttctgaaaaaacatagaattttctaatttttacaaggaataaagaagaaaacgcaccccaacatctgtaaagcaatttctgccgagtactgcaataccccatatgtggcagggcttagaatggcaggagcgctacttggcatgcagactttgcttgatTCGTATTTAGACgccatgttttttttgcagagcccctgaggtaccagcccagtagaaacccctggaaagtgactccattttggaagctacacctctCAGGGCAtgcatctaggtgtgtagtgagcatttggatccACAtgcgtttcatagattttattagaattaggcagtgaaaataaaaaaatttcgttttttccaaaaatatgtagatttatctcccaatttttttattttcacatggggtaataggagaaaaacaccacacaattgttattcaatttctcctgagtttggcaataccccatgtgtggccctaaactgctgtttgggcacatggcagagctcaaaatagaaggagcgccatttggcttttagagcacagattttgctggattgatgtaCGGGCGCCATGTGAGGAAAGGATCGGCACTGctttggctcttggagcactaCAAGTCTCAATAATCCAGACGACCACATAGGTCTAAATGGGTTCAATTGAATCCACAACAGGTGGTGTTCAGTGCTGTGATTAGACAAACACAAGTATGATAGTAAAAAGTAGAAAAGATCCATGGCACTCTCCATTCAGTAGAATTTTCATTTAATGTTGCGGCaggcaaaaaaaagcagtatggATGTGGAACACAAGCCTACAGCTGTTTTGCGTGTACCCACGCTTTGTCAAGTCCTTCAGGCGAAATGGCCGTAGGCTTGTTCTCCACATCTATACTGCCTTTGTTTGCCTGCCGTAACATTTAATGAAATTCTAttgaatggtgagtgccgtggatcTTTTCTAATTTTTACTAGCATTTtttaagggttgtagtgagcattttgaccccacaggttttttttttatttattagaaatgaacactcagcggatagtgcaaagtgaaaattgcaattttccactgatatgccattttagtccccaatatgttgtgcccagtttgtgccactgcagacaaatatctcaaactgttaagtgggttctctcaggtatggtgatgccatatatgtggaagtaaactgctgtttgggcacactgtagggctcagaaggaagagagaaccatttggcttttggagcgcagatttagcttggtaatagttctgcatggattatactggtatttcagtttataatgtgggggcatatgtaagcgtggcggagtacatcagggcataataagagggtataataatgcggtaaataaataataatcctcacatgtgtggccagtgtcgcatggTGGCCAAtactatcccccttttggaacacccggacattttgtgtcgccatattctgagagacagaactttttaattttttttccgacTGGAGCTGTGtttgttgcgggaaaatctgtcattttcattgtacccttttggggtacatgcaattttttgatcactttttattcaattttttggcaagcgaggtgaccaaaaacaagcaattctgacaaagatgtttattctttttttttttatggcgttcaccatgcgctataaattacatattgatAACAAATTCAATTTGCGAAGaattgatttgctcatctctaataggAATTTCAATGTTAGTTTAATAAGATGGCCATAAACACAGTGACTTAGCTAAACTAAGAAGGTAATCTTACAACAGAACATTCTTCTGGAAACATTCAATGATATTTATCACATTAGACATTGGGAATTGGTATCATAAAATCAAAGGAATAATTCAAGATGGCGTCATTCTCAAAATTACCCATTTCATGACCAAGGCCTTTAAATGCCTAAATGTCCACAGCAAACATTCAAACTTTTTGAAATTACACATTGTAAGAGtgaacttttttttccccctacttTAACCAAAtagtaaaaaattatattttccttTTCTCATTTTGTGATTTCATGTAATAATTGTAACCCAAAAAATGAATGGTACAAAATAATCCTCTCACTTGCTTGTGTATGACAACACCAAATTTGTGTGCTTTGAACAATACTCATCAATGCTATAACGTCCTTGTTTTATACCATGTGTATAGGACAATTTTGGTCATCCCAGCTCCTTGTCATTTTCAATAGGATTCGGCAGACACAGGGTTTAGCCCATCTCTTTAATGGAAGCACACTCTGCCATAGAACTAAAGGACATTTATATCCTAGCATTATTAATTCGGATGTATTAACAAAAATCCACAGATTTGTGGTGTGAAAAGGATGCTCTCTGGAGCATCGGAACTATTCTTACAACAAAGCAGTGCAGCTGGTGAAATTCAAAGTGACCATGTCTTCCTTGCTGACCAGTAAAAAGACTTTCGGCTATTTTATGGTCTAACATTGTACTCAGCATCAGATAGAAAATGttttagggtttgtccacacacaacggaattgcttcagaaaatatctgcagcaattccgttgaaaaacgcagactttccgctgcggcaaatacgcaccatttcctgcgatttttgcagcagaaaatggtgtgtattttgctgcgtttttcataatggaaagagatggtgatatctcctctgaaaaacgcagcaattttggccactttccgcagcaggaattgacatgttgcagtccgtaaaaaacgcacaacaggtcaatttatgctcaGAATTTTTACGAAGCGTTtggatgctgctactgtattctgctgcattttttctgtCCGAAATGATGGAccggaaaaaacgcggcaattctaTAGCGTGTGTACCAGCCCCTATTGTGTGGCTCCCAAAAATAGAATCAAACGTGTTTAATTTCAAaatattgacaaaaaaaaacaatattaggCAGTTTGACAGTTAAAGACGGTCCATTTTCTCGTAATACATACATCTTcccaaaaaacgcaaaaaaataattatccaATTTAACCAACATCTGCGCTATGAATTTTGTGTTTCTGTTCCTTCATAGGAGCATAAAAACGAAATTCAATGCTGTGACAGATCTGATGACAAATACCATTTATGcacgacagaccccattgactttaatgggttccatcaggtttGCGTCATGGCAACTGtcaatttagtggaaaaaaaaatattttttacagcatttgtTATTTTAACGATTCTGCGTCAAGGGATCCTAACGGAATCTCAAACgctcatgtgaacacagcctaaggtatGTGGACAGAAACAAGAAactttaaaatagaaaaatatttataCATAAATTGTCTTTTCTTTTTCAGTGAATGCTGAATAGCAGAAATGAACTGGGGAGTATATGAAGCTCTACTGACAGGTGTTAATAAATTCTCCACTGAATTTGGTCGTATTTGGCTGTCCATAGTTTTTATCTTTCGGATTCTtgtgtacgcagtaacagcaagTCGGGTTTGGGGAGATGACCAAAAAGACTTTGACTGCAACACTCGACAGCCTGGATGTAGCAATGTCTGCTATGACCAATATTTTCCTGTCTCACACATCCGTCTGTGGGCTTTGCAGCTTATCTTGGTTACATGTCCTTCTCTTCTTGTTGTAATGCATGTGGCATACAGAGAGAACAGAGAGAGGAAGCGTAGGGAGAAAATCGGAGAGAACTGTCGCAAGCTTTACCAAGATATTGGAAAAAAGAGAGGAGGGCTTTGGTGGACCTATCTCATTAGTCTTTTTGTTAAAGCAGTGGTGGACTCTGTTTTCATTTACGTGTTTCATCGGCTCTATGAAAATTTCTTTCTTCCTCGAGTAGTAAAATGCACTCTTCCCCCATGTCCTAACACTGTGGACTGCTTCATATCCCGGCCATCTGAGAAAAATATATTCACGCTCTTCATGATAATTAGTGCTGCTGTATGTGTTCTTCTGAACCTTGTAGAAGCTGCATATCTTATTGGAAAGAAGTGTAAAGAGAACGTGTTTTCCAATGGTCAAAAATTTTATTCAAAAGAGGACTCTAACCGttgtgaagtcaatgagtgcaaaTGGTCGAAATGTGACAGGAATATTCTTATTTCAGGAGATTGTAAGACCTCCATTACTGAAGCTAAACAAAATAGCATCAATCAGGATATTAATTCTGCTCAGTGACACAGTCAGTGTGGGACTAATGGACTTGTAGTCAAGGCGGTTTTTGCCACAATT contains:
- the LOC142741103 gene encoding gap junction beta-5 protein-like produces the protein MNWGVYEALLTGVNKFSTEFGRIWLSIVFIFRILVYAVTASRVWGDDQKDFDCNTRQPGCSNVCYDQYFPVSHIRLWALQLILVTCPSLLVVMHVAYRENRERKRREKIGENCRKLYQDIGKKRGGLWWTYLISLFVKAVVDSVFIYVFHRLYENFFLPRVVKCTLPPCPNTVDCFISRPSEKNIFTLFMIISAAVCVLLNLVEAAYLIGKKCKENVFSNGQKFYSKEDSNRCEVNECKWSKCDRNILISGDCKTSITEAKQNSINQDINSAQ